GGCCACCGCCTTCACGCAGGTGGAGACATTGCGCTTGGCTTCGGCGGCGCTGGCGCAGGCCGGCGTCTCCATCAGCGCGCGGGCGGCCATGACGGTCCCGGCCCAGGTGCGGAAGTCCTTGGCCGAGAAGTCCTCGCCCAGCGCGTCGCGCAGGTAGGCGTTGACGTCGGCGGACTCCACCGCGTGCTGCAGCCCGTCGTCGCCGACGTACTGAAACAGCCGCTGGCCCGGCAGGTCCTGGCAGGCCTTGACGATACGGGCGAGCCGGCGGTCGTTCAGGCCGGTCTTGTGGACCTTGCCGCTCTTGCCGCGGAACTCGAAGACGGCGCCGGCGCGGCCGACCTTCACATGCCGGTCGCGCAGGGTGGTCAGGCCGAAGCTGCGGTTCTGCTTGGCGTATTCCTCGTTTCCGACCCGGATCAGGGTGGTCTCCATCACCCGGATGACGGCGGCCAGCACCTTCTCGCGCGGCAGGCCCGGACGCTTCAGGTCCTCCTCCACCCGCCGCCGAAGTCGGGGCAGGGCGCGGCCGAAGGCGAGCACCCGGTCGTACTTGTGGCTGTCGCGCACCTCGCGCCAGCGGGCGTGATAGCGGTACTGCTTGCGGCCCTTCTGGTCGCGGCCCACCGCCTGGATGTGGCCGTTGGCGCGGGGGCAGATCCAGACGTCGGTCCAGGCCGGCGGGATGGCCAGCGCGCGGATGCGATCCAGGGTCTTCTCGTCGGTGACCGGCTCGCCGTTCGGCGCGAGGTAGTTGAAGCCGTGGCCCCGCGCGGGCTTGCGCGCGATGCCCGGATCGCCGTCGCTCACGTACCTGAGCCCGGCCTCCTCGATGTGTTCGGCGGCCGCGACGTCGTTCGGCATGTGCCCTGGCGCTCCCCGCGTGGCTCACCGGGGCCCTGGGCCCTCCACGCGCCCCGCGGCAACGTGGTATGCGCGGCGCAGGTTCCTAACGGGGAGCGTCCACCGCCTTGAACTACCGCCACGCCTTCCATGCCGGGAACTTCGCCGACCTGGTGAAGCACGCCGCCCTCCTGCGCCTGCTGGCGCGCCTGATGGAGGACGGGCGGCCGCTGACGGTGATCGACACCCACGCCGGCCGGGGCCTCTACGATCTGGCGGGGGAGGAGGCGCGCAAATCGGGCGAGGCCGAGGCGGGGATCGTGCGGCTGATGGGAGCGAAGGATGCGCCGGCCGCCTTCCGGCCTCTCGTGCAGGCGGTCGCGGCGCTGAACGGCGGCGGGCCCGTGCGACGCTATCCCGGTTCGCCCTGGCTGATCGCCCAGGCGCTGCGACCCGCCGACCGCTACCTGGCCTGCGAGCTGCGCAAGGAGGAGCACGACGCACTGCGCAGCGCGCTGAAGGGGCGGGCGAACGTCGAGACCCTCTGCACCGACGGCTACCGGGCGGCCGTCGAGCGCTGCCCGCCGCGAGGCCGTGCGCTGCTGCTGATCGATCCGCCGTTCGAGAAACCCGACGACTACGGCCGGATCGTCGAGACGCTGGAGGGCGCCCGGGCGAGCAACCCGGCCGTCCAGGCGCTCGTCTGGCTGCCGCTCAAGGACCTGGAGACCTTCGACGCCTTCCTGCGGGATCTGGAGGACGCCGGCCTGCCGCCGGCGCTGGTCTGCGAGGCGCGCATCCGCCCCCTGGCCGATCCCATGAAGATGAACGGCTGCGCCCTGGTGCTGTGGAACGGGCCCGACTTGGCGACCGATCTTGCCGACATCTGCGGCTGGGTCGCCCAGGCCTTGGGCGACGGCGGCGCGTCGCGGGTCTATCGGCTGCCGTCATCGTAAGTTCGCATCCGGTCTCGTGCGGGCTGTGTTATGTTGCAGCGCACAATCGAAGGAGACCGGCCATGACGTTCCTTCCCGAGTCCGCCGACCGTCCCGGCGCGTTGTCCAGACCCCTCTCGCCCGAGCTGATGATCGGGGCCGCATCCCCGCTGTGGGGCTATTTCGGTGGAGCCGCCGCCGCGGGCGTCGCCTGGTGGTGGATGACCCGCTGGACCCCGCAGAACCTGGAGGCGATGTTCGCCGCCGCCTCGCTCCGGACGCTCGAGGCCGCCGAGGACCTCGTCGCGGCCGAGGTCGGCGCGCCGCTGCAGGCGGCGGCGGAACTCACCTGCGAGGTGACGCCCACCGCCATCGAGGCGGCCGAGGCCCTGCCGCCGATGGGCGGGGAGTCCGCGCCGATCGGGCCCGTGGCCGCCGAGCTGATGCGCGAGGAGACGGCCGCCCCGCCGGCCGAGCCCGCGCCGCCTCCAAAGGCGAAGCGCGCCGCTCCGGACGCCGACCCGGCTTCGGCCTGACGACCTGGCCTGACTTGGCGCTCCCGCCCGGCGCGCTCTAGAAGGGCGGGGTGCTGAAGCGGGCCTTCGACATCGCTGCGTCCCTCGCCGGGCTGGTCGCGCTTTCGCCGGTGCTGCTGGCGATCGCGGCGGCGGTGCGCCTGGACAGCCCCGGGCCCGCCGTCCACTGGTCGCGGCGCGTGGGACGCAACAACCGCGTCTTCCGGATGCCGAAGTTCCGCACCATGCGGATCGACACGCCGGACGTGGCCACGCACCTGCTGGACCGTCCCGAGCAGTGGATCACGCCGCTGGGCCGCTTTCTGCGCCGCACCAGCCTGGACGAGCTGCCGCAGCTGTGGAGCGTGCTGACGGGCGAGATGAGCCTGGTGGGTCCCAGGCCGGCGCTGTTCAACCAGGACGATCTCGTCGCCCTGCGCACCGAGGCCGGGGTGGAGCGGCTGCGGCCCGGCGTCACCGGCTGGGCCCAGATCAACGGCCGCGACGAGCT
The Phenylobacterium zucineum HLK1 genome window above contains:
- a CDS encoding DNA topoisomerase IB, with product MPNDVAAAEHIEEAGLRYVSDGDPGIARKPARGHGFNYLAPNGEPVTDEKTLDRIRALAIPPAWTDVWICPRANGHIQAVGRDQKGRKQYRYHARWREVRDSHKYDRVLAFGRALPRLRRRVEEDLKRPGLPREKVLAAVIRVMETTLIRVGNEEYAKQNRSFGLTTLRDRHVKVGRAGAVFEFRGKSGKVHKTGLNDRRLARIVKACQDLPGQRLFQYVGDDGLQHAVESADVNAYLRDALGEDFSAKDFRTWAGTVMAARALMETPACASAAEAKRNVSTCVKAVAGVLGNTAAVARSAYIHPAVLEAYQDGALEVKASGSDERAFELAVLRFLEGVRDDDPQKKTAAAREMARKA
- the rlmJ gene encoding 23S rRNA (adenine(2030)-N(6))-methyltransferase RlmJ, with translation MNYRHAFHAGNFADLVKHAALLRLLARLMEDGRPLTVIDTHAGRGLYDLAGEEARKSGEAEAGIVRLMGAKDAPAAFRPLVQAVAALNGGGPVRRYPGSPWLIAQALRPADRYLACELRKEEHDALRSALKGRANVETLCTDGYRAAVERCPPRGRALLLIDPPFEKPDDYGRIVETLEGARASNPAVQALVWLPLKDLETFDAFLRDLEDAGLPPALVCEARIRPLADPMKMNGCALVLWNGPDLATDLADICGWVAQALGDGGASRVYRLPSS
- a CDS encoding sugar transferase, with amino-acid sequence MKRAFDIAASLAGLVALSPVLLAIAAAVRLDSPGPAVHWSRRVGRNNRVFRMPKFRTMRIDTPDVATHLLDRPEQWITPLGRFLRRTSLDELPQLWSVLTGEMSLVGPRPALFNQDDLVALRTEAGVERLRPGVTGWAQINGRDELPIPEKVRLDREYLERMSLAFDLRILVATVLAAFSGRGVSH